The Papaver somniferum cultivar HN1 chromosome 3, ASM357369v1, whole genome shotgun sequence genome includes a region encoding these proteins:
- the LOC113356608 gene encoding cinnamoyl-CoA reductase 1-like has product MGTAEEEMNSSNIGLGKVVCVTGASGYIASWLVKFLLQRGYTVKASVRDPNDPKKTDHLRALHGASERLHLFKANLLEEGCFDAVVQGCEGVFHTASPFYHAVKDPQAELIEPAVKGTLNVLGSCARTPSVKRVVLTSSTTAVLYNGKPRTPEVVVDETWFSDPEVCKNAELWYVLSKTLAEAAAWKYVKEKGIDMVTINPAMVIGPLLQPTLNTSAEAVQKLVNGANAYPNAAFGWVNVKDVANAHILAFETPSASGRYLLVERVIHHSAIVEMLRELYPEVQLSGRCADEKPLVPTYQVNTERTKKLGIDFISMEESLKETVESLKEKKFISF; this is encoded by the exons ATGGGAACGGCGGAAGAAGAAATGAACAGCAGCAACATAGGGTTAGGGAAAGTGGTGTGTGTGACCGGTGCATCCGGTTACATCGCTTCATGGCTGGTGAAGTTTTTGCTTCAACGAGGATATACAGTCAAGGCTTCTGTTCGTGATCCAA ATGATCCAAAGAAGACTGACCACTTGCGCGCACTGCATGGAGCCAGTGAAAGGTTGCATTTGTTCAAAGCAAATTTGTTGGAAGAAGGATGTTTTGATGCAGTTGTTCAAGGGTGTGAAGGCGTTTTTCACACTGCATCTCCATTTTATCATGCAGTCAAAGATCCTCAG GCTGAATTAATTGAACCCGCAGTGAAGGGAACACTTAACGTGCTTGGTTCATGCGCAAGAACACCATCTGTTAAAAGAGTGGTTCTGACCTCCTCCACGACTGCAGTTCTATACAATGGAAAACCAAGGACGCCCGAGGTTGTGGTTGATGAGACCTGGTTTTCTGATCCAGAAGTCTGTAAGAATGCAGAG CTTTGGTATGTGCTTTCGAAGACCTTAGCTGAAGCAGCTGCATGGAAATATGTAAAAGAGAAGGGGATTGATATGGTTACCATAAACCCTGCTATGGTAATTGGTCCGCTCTTACAACCAACACTAAATACAAGTGCTGAGGCTGTTCAGAAGCTTGTTAATG GAGCAAATGCATATCCAAATGCAGCTTTTGGATGGGTTAACGTCAAGGATGTTGCTAATGCACATATTTTAGCTTTTGAGACTCCTTCAGCCAGCGGAAGATACTTGTTAGTCGAGCGAGTTATTCATCATTCAGCAATAGTAGAGATGTTACGCGAGCTCTACCCTGAGGTTCAGCTTTCTGGGAG GTGTGCAGATGAGAAGCCTTTGGTGCCTACATATCAGGTGAATACAGAAAGGACAAAGAAATTGGGAATTGACTTTATTTCTATGGAAGAGAGTCTCAAGGAAACTGTTGAAagcttgaaagaaaaaaaatttatcagTTTTTGA
- the LOC113356609 gene encoding bifunctional aspartokinase/homoserine dehydrogenase 2, chloroplastic-like isoform X2: MAFSSTLSPPSYSCFSNNVDSISKKTFLFSQSSSKLSFLNRSSISRLGCVSNGVRTRSLRGRVFASIAEAVSLPKGDMWSIHKFGGTCVGTSERIQKVAQIIVNDSSEGKVVVVSAMSKVTDMMYNLINKAQSRDDSYIAALDDVLEKHKLTAHELLEGNDLLKFISRLHDDIGNLKAMLRAIYIAGHATESFSDFVAGHGELWSAQILSAVVRKLGVDCNWMDTREVIIVNPTSANQVDPDLEVSENSLEEWYSKNPSKTIIATGFIASTPKKIPTTLKRDGSDFSAAIMGALFRARQVTIWTDVDGVYSADPRKVSEAVILNTLSYQEAWEMSYFGANVLHPRTIIPVMRYDIPIVIRNIFNLSAPGTIICRPTADENGDSQGMSSIVKGFATIDNLALVNVEGTGMAGVPGTASEIFGTVKDVGANVIMISQASSEHSVCFAVPENEVKAVADALESRFRQALGAGRLSKVEVIPNCSILAAVGQKMASTPGVSATLFNALAKANINIRAIAQGCSEYNITVVLKREDCIRALRAVHSRFYLSKTTIAMGIVGPGLIGATLLDQLRDQAAVLKEKFNIDLRVMGITGSKKMVLSDLGIDLSRWREELKEKAEEANMEKFTQHVHGNHFIPNTALVDCTADEKIASHYLDWLRKGIHVITPNKKANSGPLKQYLKLRALQRQSYTHYFYEATVGAGLPIISTLRGLLETGDKILRVEGIFSGTLSYIFNNFIEDRAFSEVVTEAKNAGYTEPDPRDDLSGMDVARKVIILARESGLRLELSDIQVDSLVPEPLKSSASAEEFLRRLPEFDQEIAKKRLDAEAAGEVLRYVGVVDAVQNKGFVELRRYKKEHPFAQLSGSDNIIAFTTTRYKEEQPLIVRGPGAGAEVTAGGIFCDLLRLASYLGAPS; encoded by the exons ATGGCGTTCTCTTCTACACTTTCTCCACCCTCTTATAGCTGCTTCTCAAATAATGTAGACAGCATTAGCAAGAAGACTTTCTTGTTTTCACAATCGTCTTCGAAACTCTCTTTTTTGAATCGTTCTTCGATTTCAAG ATTGGGTTGTGTTTCCAACGGAGTAAGAACAAGATCATTACGTGGGCGTGTCTTTGCTTCTATAGCAG AAGCAGTTAGTCTTCCGAAAGGTGACATGTGGTCTATTCATAAATTTGGCGGGACATGCGTGGGTACCTCCGAAAGAATTCAGAAAGTTGCACAGATCATTGTGAATGATAGTTCGGAAGGAAAGGTGGTAGTTGTTTCTGCAATGTCAAAGGTGACCGATATGATGTATAATCTTATTAACAAGGCACAATCTAGAGATGATTCCTATATAGCTGCTCTGGATGATGTCCTAGAGAAGCATAAACTAACAGCACATGAGCTACTTGAAGGGAACGATCTTCTTAAATTCATATCCCGGTTGCATGATGACATTGGCAACCTTAAAGCAATGCTTCGTGCCATTTACATAG CTGGTCATGCAACAGAATCTTTCTCAGATTTTGTTGCaggtcatggagagttatggtcTGCTCAGATTTTATCAGCTGTTGTCAGAAAG CTTGGTGTGGATTGCAATTGGATGGATACGAGAGAAGTTATAATTGTAAATCCTACCTCTGCAAATCAAGTTGACCCAGATTTAGAGGTGTCTGAAAATAGTCTTGAGGAGTGGTACTCAAAAAATCCATCTAAGACAATCATTGCAACTGGATTTATTGCTAGTACTCCTAAAAAAATTCCAACAACTTTGAAAAGAGATGGAAGTGACTTTTCTGCTGCTATAATGGGTGCCTTATTTAGGGCACGTCAAGTAACAATCTGGACAGATGTGGACGGCGTGTATAGTGCTGACCCCAGAAAAG TCAGTGAGGCTGTGATACTCAATACATTATCATATCAAGAGGCTTGGGAAATG TCGTACTTTGGGGCAAATGTTTTACACCCCCGCACCATTATCCCTGTTATGCGCTACGACATCCCTATTGTTATACGAAATATCTTCAACCTCTCTGCTCCTGGAACAATAATTTGTCGGCCTACTGCTGATGAAAATGGGGACAGCCAAGGCATGAGTTCTATTGTCAAAGGGTTTGCAACAATTGACAATTTAGCCCTTGTGAATGTTGAGGG AACGGGAATGGCTGGTGTTCCTGGTACAGCCAGTGAGATTTTTGGTACCGTAAAAGATGTGGGGGCTAACGTTATTATGATTTCCCAG GCCAGTAGTGAGCACTCTGTGTGTTTTGCTGTACCCGAGAATGAAGTAAAAGCTGTGGCTGATGCTTTGGAATCTAGGTTTAGACAAGCATTGGGTGCTGGACGGCTTTCTAAG GTTGAAGTCATTCCAAACTGTAGCATTTTGGCTGCGGTAGGCCAGAAAATGGCAAGTACTCCCGGAGTTAGTGCTACACTTTTCAACGCGCTGGCAAAG GCCAATATAAATATCCGAGCAATAGCTCAAGGTTGCTCTGAATACAACATTACGGTTGTGCTCAAGCGAGAAGATTGTATAAGAGCTTTAAGAGCTGTTCACTCTAGGTTTTATCTCTCAAAAACCACAATAGCAATGGGCATTGTTGGACCTGGATTAATTGGCGCTACGCTACTCGACCAGCTCAGAGATCAG GCTGCAGTTTTGAAGGAAAAGTTTAACATTGATCTTCGAGTTATGGGAATCACTGGTTCAAAGAAGATGGTTTTAAGCGACCT TGGAATTGACTTGTCTAGATGGAGAGAAGAGCTGAAAGAGAAAGCAGAAGAGGCTAACATGGAGAAATTCACTCAACATGTGCATGGAAACCATTTCATCCCAAATACTGCTTTAGTTGACTGTACTGCAGATGAGAAGATTGCAAGTCATTATCTCGATTGGCTGCGTAAAGGGATTCACGTCATCACCCCAAATAAAAAAGCAAACTCTGGACCGCTAAAACAG TATTTGAAACTGAGAGCCCTTCAGCGACAGTCTTATACTCACTATTTTTATGAAGCTACTGTCGGGGCTGGTCTCCCTATCATCAGTACTTTACGTGGACTACTAGAAACTGGGGACAAAATTTTAAGGGTAGAAGGAATTTTCAG TGGGACTTTAAGTTATATCTTCAACAACTTTATAGAAGATCGGGCTTTCAGCGAGGTCGTTACAGAAGCCAAGAATGCTGGTTATACCGAGCCAGATCCAAGAGACGATCTGTCTGGAATGGATGTGGCTAGAAAG GTCATAATTCTAGCTAGAGAATCTGGTTTAAGACTGGAGCTTTCTGATATCCAAGTGGACAGCCTTGTGCCAGAACCATTGAAA TCAAGTGCATCAGCTGAGGAATTCTTGCGGCGTTTACCGGAATTTGATCAGGAAATCGCAAAGAAACGACTTGATGCGGAGGCTGCAGGCGAA GTTCTAAGGTACGTTGGGGTAGTAGATGCTGTCCAAAACAAGGGGTTTGTGGAGTTAAGGAGATACAAAAAAGAGCATCCATTTGCACAACTATCTGGCTCTGATAACATCATAGCCTTTACTACCACAAGGTACAAGGAAGAGCAGCCTTTGATTGTACGCGGACCAGGTGCTGGGGCCGAAGTCACAGCTGGGGGAATATTCTGCGATTTATTACGTCTGGCCTCATATCTAGGTGCACCATCATAG
- the LOC113356609 gene encoding bifunctional aspartokinase/homoserine dehydrogenase 2, chloroplastic-like isoform X1, with amino-acid sequence MAFSSTLSPPSYSCFSNNVDSISKKTFLFSQSSSKLSFLNRSSISRLGCVSNGVRTRSLRGRVFASIADISLEKSVEAVSLPKGDMWSIHKFGGTCVGTSERIQKVAQIIVNDSSEGKVVVVSAMSKVTDMMYNLINKAQSRDDSYIAALDDVLEKHKLTAHELLEGNDLLKFISRLHDDIGNLKAMLRAIYIAGHATESFSDFVAGHGELWSAQILSAVVRKLGVDCNWMDTREVIIVNPTSANQVDPDLEVSENSLEEWYSKNPSKTIIATGFIASTPKKIPTTLKRDGSDFSAAIMGALFRARQVTIWTDVDGVYSADPRKVSEAVILNTLSYQEAWEMSYFGANVLHPRTIIPVMRYDIPIVIRNIFNLSAPGTIICRPTADENGDSQGMSSIVKGFATIDNLALVNVEGTGMAGVPGTASEIFGTVKDVGANVIMISQASSEHSVCFAVPENEVKAVADALESRFRQALGAGRLSKVEVIPNCSILAAVGQKMASTPGVSATLFNALAKANINIRAIAQGCSEYNITVVLKREDCIRALRAVHSRFYLSKTTIAMGIVGPGLIGATLLDQLRDQAAVLKEKFNIDLRVMGITGSKKMVLSDLGIDLSRWREELKEKAEEANMEKFTQHVHGNHFIPNTALVDCTADEKIASHYLDWLRKGIHVITPNKKANSGPLKQYLKLRALQRQSYTHYFYEATVGAGLPIISTLRGLLETGDKILRVEGIFSGTLSYIFNNFIEDRAFSEVVTEAKNAGYTEPDPRDDLSGMDVARKVIILARESGLRLELSDIQVDSLVPEPLKSSASAEEFLRRLPEFDQEIAKKRLDAEAAGEVLRYVGVVDAVQNKGFVELRRYKKEHPFAQLSGSDNIIAFTTTRYKEEQPLIVRGPGAGAEVTAGGIFCDLLRLASYLGAPS; translated from the exons ATGGCGTTCTCTTCTACACTTTCTCCACCCTCTTATAGCTGCTTCTCAAATAATGTAGACAGCATTAGCAAGAAGACTTTCTTGTTTTCACAATCGTCTTCGAAACTCTCTTTTTTGAATCGTTCTTCGATTTCAAG ATTGGGTTGTGTTTCCAACGGAGTAAGAACAAGATCATTACGTGGGCGTGTCTTTGCTTCTATAGCAG ATATTTCGTTGGAAAAATCTGTAGAAGCAGTTAGTCTTCCGAAAGGTGACATGTGGTCTATTCATAAATTTGGCGGGACATGCGTGGGTACCTCCGAAAGAATTCAGAAAGTTGCACAGATCATTGTGAATGATAGTTCGGAAGGAAAGGTGGTAGTTGTTTCTGCAATGTCAAAGGTGACCGATATGATGTATAATCTTATTAACAAGGCACAATCTAGAGATGATTCCTATATAGCTGCTCTGGATGATGTCCTAGAGAAGCATAAACTAACAGCACATGAGCTACTTGAAGGGAACGATCTTCTTAAATTCATATCCCGGTTGCATGATGACATTGGCAACCTTAAAGCAATGCTTCGTGCCATTTACATAG CTGGTCATGCAACAGAATCTTTCTCAGATTTTGTTGCaggtcatggagagttatggtcTGCTCAGATTTTATCAGCTGTTGTCAGAAAG CTTGGTGTGGATTGCAATTGGATGGATACGAGAGAAGTTATAATTGTAAATCCTACCTCTGCAAATCAAGTTGACCCAGATTTAGAGGTGTCTGAAAATAGTCTTGAGGAGTGGTACTCAAAAAATCCATCTAAGACAATCATTGCAACTGGATTTATTGCTAGTACTCCTAAAAAAATTCCAACAACTTTGAAAAGAGATGGAAGTGACTTTTCTGCTGCTATAATGGGTGCCTTATTTAGGGCACGTCAAGTAACAATCTGGACAGATGTGGACGGCGTGTATAGTGCTGACCCCAGAAAAG TCAGTGAGGCTGTGATACTCAATACATTATCATATCAAGAGGCTTGGGAAATG TCGTACTTTGGGGCAAATGTTTTACACCCCCGCACCATTATCCCTGTTATGCGCTACGACATCCCTATTGTTATACGAAATATCTTCAACCTCTCTGCTCCTGGAACAATAATTTGTCGGCCTACTGCTGATGAAAATGGGGACAGCCAAGGCATGAGTTCTATTGTCAAAGGGTTTGCAACAATTGACAATTTAGCCCTTGTGAATGTTGAGGG AACGGGAATGGCTGGTGTTCCTGGTACAGCCAGTGAGATTTTTGGTACCGTAAAAGATGTGGGGGCTAACGTTATTATGATTTCCCAG GCCAGTAGTGAGCACTCTGTGTGTTTTGCTGTACCCGAGAATGAAGTAAAAGCTGTGGCTGATGCTTTGGAATCTAGGTTTAGACAAGCATTGGGTGCTGGACGGCTTTCTAAG GTTGAAGTCATTCCAAACTGTAGCATTTTGGCTGCGGTAGGCCAGAAAATGGCAAGTACTCCCGGAGTTAGTGCTACACTTTTCAACGCGCTGGCAAAG GCCAATATAAATATCCGAGCAATAGCTCAAGGTTGCTCTGAATACAACATTACGGTTGTGCTCAAGCGAGAAGATTGTATAAGAGCTTTAAGAGCTGTTCACTCTAGGTTTTATCTCTCAAAAACCACAATAGCAATGGGCATTGTTGGACCTGGATTAATTGGCGCTACGCTACTCGACCAGCTCAGAGATCAG GCTGCAGTTTTGAAGGAAAAGTTTAACATTGATCTTCGAGTTATGGGAATCACTGGTTCAAAGAAGATGGTTTTAAGCGACCT TGGAATTGACTTGTCTAGATGGAGAGAAGAGCTGAAAGAGAAAGCAGAAGAGGCTAACATGGAGAAATTCACTCAACATGTGCATGGAAACCATTTCATCCCAAATACTGCTTTAGTTGACTGTACTGCAGATGAGAAGATTGCAAGTCATTATCTCGATTGGCTGCGTAAAGGGATTCACGTCATCACCCCAAATAAAAAAGCAAACTCTGGACCGCTAAAACAG TATTTGAAACTGAGAGCCCTTCAGCGACAGTCTTATACTCACTATTTTTATGAAGCTACTGTCGGGGCTGGTCTCCCTATCATCAGTACTTTACGTGGACTACTAGAAACTGGGGACAAAATTTTAAGGGTAGAAGGAATTTTCAG TGGGACTTTAAGTTATATCTTCAACAACTTTATAGAAGATCGGGCTTTCAGCGAGGTCGTTACAGAAGCCAAGAATGCTGGTTATACCGAGCCAGATCCAAGAGACGATCTGTCTGGAATGGATGTGGCTAGAAAG GTCATAATTCTAGCTAGAGAATCTGGTTTAAGACTGGAGCTTTCTGATATCCAAGTGGACAGCCTTGTGCCAGAACCATTGAAA TCAAGTGCATCAGCTGAGGAATTCTTGCGGCGTTTACCGGAATTTGATCAGGAAATCGCAAAGAAACGACTTGATGCGGAGGCTGCAGGCGAA GTTCTAAGGTACGTTGGGGTAGTAGATGCTGTCCAAAACAAGGGGTTTGTGGAGTTAAGGAGATACAAAAAAGAGCATCCATTTGCACAACTATCTGGCTCTGATAACATCATAGCCTTTACTACCACAAGGTACAAGGAAGAGCAGCCTTTGATTGTACGCGGACCAGGTGCTGGGGCCGAAGTCACAGCTGGGGGAATATTCTGCGATTTATTACGTCTGGCCTCATATCTAGGTGCACCATCATAG
- the LOC113356610 gene encoding uncharacterized protein LOC113356610, whose translation MESTISTSSVSVAASTRKAVSSKRLLFDRRYGWVFDEWKEPSEEALAGGRGMFCILPLAKALVNIASQSINLATNSAVKALERPDQFSPQALQANLNRQFQNFVSSFQQPNSNLFTKTKADSSILSSTSFEHISSEISDSQNG comes from the exons ATGGAATCGACCATCTCAACATCCAGTGTTTCTGTTGCTGCTTCTACCAGAAAGGCTGTTTCTTCTAAACGCCTTTTATTTGATCGTCGTTATGGTTGGGT GTTTGACGAATGGAAGGAACCTTCAGAAGAAGCTTTAGCTGGTGGCAGAGGAAT GTTTTGTATTTTGCCTCTCGCCAAAGCGCTAGTTAACATCGCTTCTCAATCC ATTAACCTTGCAACAAACTCAGCTGTGAAAGCTCTTGAAAGACCGGATCAGTTCTCGCCTCAAGCCCTACAAGCAAATCTCAATCGGcagtttcaaaattttgtttcttCATTTCAGCAACCCAATTCCAACCTTTTCACCAAAACGAAAGCAGATTCCTCAATACTGTCTTCCACCAGTTTTGAGCATATTAGTTCGGAAATCAGTGATTCACAAAATGGCTAG